The Mercurialis annua linkage group LG2, ddMerAnnu1.2, whole genome shotgun sequence genome contains a region encoding:
- the LOC126668516 gene encoding choline transporter protein 1, which yields MRGALGAVIGRYPSSDGSTQIGGIIRHNRKCRDVAFLLVFIAFWIAMIVNSSFGFNQGNPLRLTYGLDYKGNVCGDKHANPGLRQLELMYWLNPNQVYLSGLKNSQFKLPNARSICLLDCPVPSDDGLNWVCDYPEGDIRLSMDDWIDRNYDYFEFLTPEMRNSSLQLQGPCYPVIFPTVNVFWRCQFIAHASNVSLRHWQQMSEVKINEDIIIDKSIHKSINARSSVLKRYMADIGKSWPVLIVCGGLLPLFLSVIWLLMIRHFVVAMPWITVALFDILIISVTMFYYLKAGWIGNDAISPIIGEHDPYYHVYGRELNHLRAFTVLMTFIMVVSILTSIAIIRRILMATSVLKVAAKVIGEVQALIIFPVIPYVVLAIFYMFWFSAAFHLFSSGQIVQNNCNSNCCAYDLGAKRVNCDSCCGYSIRYTPHIAVSIFFHLFGGYWATQFFVACSATVIAGSVASYYWARGETSPEIPFLPVFSSMKRLIRYSLGSVALGSLIVSFVESIRFMLESIRRKLKVANTTPDSWIGRMVHHTSQFCLRCVECTIKSVNRNAYIMIAITGKSFCRASSIATELIINNILRIGRVNVIGDVILFLGKLCVSLASAVFAFLMLDMHKYRSSHNKISSPLFPVLVCWALGYIVATLFFAVVEMSIDTIILSFCQDTEENQGTAQYAPPLLIETLNDQSEMQRLTQ from the exons ATGAGGGGAGCTTTAGGGGCAGTGATAGGGAGGTACCCATCAAGTGATGGAAGTACCCAAATTGGTGGAATTATTAGACACAATAGAAAATGTAGAGATGTTGCATTTCTTCTTGTCTTTATTGCTTTTTGGATTGCTATGATTGTTAATTCCAGTTTTGGATTTAACCAAGGGAACCCTTTAAG GCTTACGTATGGGCTGGATTATAAAGGAAATGTATGTGGTGATAAGCATGCAAATCCAGGTCTTCGCCAATTGGAGCTAATGTATTGGTTGAATCCAAATCAGGTGTATCTTAGTGGTTTGAAGAACAGCCAATTCAAGCTGCCTAATGCTAGGAGTATTTGTTTGTTGGATTGCCCCGTACCATCGGATGATGGACTAAATTGGGTATGTGATTATCCGGAGGGAGATATCCGTTTATCAATGGATGATTGGATTGATAGGAATTATGATTATTTTGAGTTCCTTACTCCTGAAATGAGGAACTCATCCCTTCAACTCCAGGGTCCTTGTTACCCTGTTATATTTCCTACTGTTAATG TTTTCTGGAGGTGCCAATTTATTGCACATGCATCAAATGTGTCTTTGCGGCATTGGCAACAAATGAGTGAAGTGAAAATCAATGAGGACATTATAATAGACAAATCCATACACAAGTCCATCAATGCTAGGTCGTCCGTATTGAAG AGATACATGGCTGATATTGGGAAATCATGGCCTGTACTAATTGTTTGCGGGGGATTGTTGCCACTGTTTTTATCTGTAATTTGGCTGCTAATGATTCGGCATTTTGTTGTTGCAATGCCTTGGATAACAGTTGCTCTCTTTGACATTCTCATAATATCAGTAACAATGTTCTATTACTTGAAAG ctGGATGGATTGGTAATGATGCCATCTCTCCCATCATCGGTGAGCATGATCCGTACTACCACGTATATGGACGG GAACTAAATCATCTTCGGGCTTTTACTGTTCTAATGACATTTATAATGGTTGTTTCCATCCTTACTTCAATTGCCATCATACGCCGCATACTTATGGCAACATCTGTTCTGAAG GTTGCTGCAAAGGTCATAGGCGAAGTTCAAGCGCTCATAATATTTCCAGTTATACCATATGTTGTCCTGGCAATATTTTATATGTTCTGGTTTTCAGCTGCCTTTCATCTGTTTAGTTCAGGTCAGATTGTCCAAAATAACTGCAATTCCAACTGCTGTGCATATGATCTTGGAGCAAAGAGGGTTAACTGTGACAGTTGTTGTGGCTATAGTATCCGTTATACTCCTCATATAGCAGTTTCCATCTTTTTCCACCTTTTTGGAGGCTATTGGGCTACACAGTTTTTTGTAGCGTGCTCTGCAACTGTGATTGCAGGCTCAGTAGCCTCCTATTATTGGGCTCGTGGTGAGACATCG CCGGAAATCCCCTTTCTTCCAGTTTTTTCCTCTATGAAGCGGCTCATCCGTTACAGCCTTGGGTCTGTTGCACTTGGCTCCCTTATCGTGTCATTTGTGGAATCTATTCGCTTCATGCTTGAATCAATTCGTCGGAAATTGAAAGTTGCAAATACTACACCAGACAGTTGGATTGGGAGGATGGTGCATCATACCTCTCAGTTCTGTCTGAGATGTGTTGAGTGTACTATAAAGTCTGTGAATCGCAATGCTTATATAATG ATAGCTATTACAGGTAAAAGCTTTTGTAGAGCATCTTCAATCGCAACTGAACTGATCATCAACAACATCCTCAGGATAGGGAGGGTGAATGTCATTGGCGATGTTATTCTATTCCTCGGAAAGCTATGTGTCAGCCTTGCAAGTGCTGTTTTCGCTTTCCTCATGTTGGATATGCACAAATACAGATCTTCGCATAACAAAATATCCTCTCCACTGTTTCCTGTATTG GTTTGCTGGGCTCTAGGCTATATAGTGGCTACGCTGTTCTTTGCGGTAGTGGAGATGTCGATCGATACTATAATTCTATCATTCTGTCAGGATACGGAGGAGAACCAAGGTACGGCGCAGTATGCTCCTCCACTGCTTATTGAGACCCTCAATGATCAAAGTGAGATGCAGAGACTTACACAATGA